A stretch of the Lichenicola cladoniae genome encodes the following:
- a CDS encoding putative quorum-sensing-regulated virulence factor produces the protein MALRLWPDAPKHSNQVLRYWLGLPLYAGLAMPPHRAGPDAYVTAHLLLQMLALASVEQMTAWTSQPKLLPLMPFGKHRGLSWSELPLDYLQWLVRQTEMDADVIYCRRREIERRQPGR, from the coding sequence GTGGCACTGCGGCTGTGGCCTGACGCACCAAAGCATTCCAACCAGGTGCTGCGCTACTGGCTTGGGCTGCCGCTTTATGCCGGTCTGGCGATGCCGCCGCATCGTGCCGGCCCCGACGCCTATGTCACCGCGCATCTGCTGCTACAGATGTTGGCGCTGGCCAGCGTCGAGCAGATGACCGCCTGGACCAGCCAGCCAAAGCTGCTGCCGTTGATGCCGTTCGGCAAGCATCGTGGGTTATCCTGGTCGGAGCTTCCGCTCGATTATCTGCAATGGCTGGTCCGGCAGACCGAGATGGATGCTGACGTGATCTATTGTAGGCGGCGAGAGATCGAACGGCGACAGCCCGGTCGGTAG
- a CDS encoding IS6 family transposase, with translation MKTSPDPHHRHRFPAELISHAVWLYHVFSLSFRDVELLLAERGVIVSYESIRRWCLKFGSHFAGRIRRRRPRPGDKWHLDEVFIRIQGELRYLWRAVDQNGVVLDILVQSHRDGTAAKRFFKRLLNGLSYTPHVVVTDQLKSYGVARRELLPDAEHREGRYLNNRAENSHRPTRRRERHMQRFKSMRHAQRFLSAHAFISGHFRPRRHLMTAGRYRAVRAKAFKIWTQEHVPKAPGDRANPIGPSLLPNSTS, from the coding sequence ATGAAGACGTCGCCTGATCCACACCATCGTCACCGCTTTCCGGCCGAGCTGATCAGCCACGCTGTGTGGCTCTACCACGTGTTCAGCTTGAGCTTTAGAGACGTGGAGCTCCTGCTGGCCGAGCGTGGCGTCATCGTCTCCTATGAGAGCATCCGGCGATGGTGCCTGAAGTTCGGCTCGCATTTTGCGGGCCGCATCCGTCGACGGCGGCCTCGCCCGGGGGACAAATGGCACCTCGATGAAGTCTTCATCCGCATCCAGGGCGAGTTGCGCTATCTTTGGCGCGCTGTCGACCAAAACGGCGTCGTGCTGGACATCCTGGTGCAAAGCCACCGCGATGGCACGGCAGCAAAGCGCTTCTTCAAGCGCCTGCTGAACGGTCTATCTTATACGCCCCATGTCGTGGTGACGGACCAGCTGAAGAGCTACGGGGTGGCGAGACGCGAGCTGCTGCCCGATGCCGAGCACCGCGAAGGCCGTTACCTGAACAACCGGGCCGAAAACTCTCACCGCCCAACCCGGCGGCGAGAGCGGCACATGCAGCGCTTCAAGTCGATGCGCCACGCACAGCGTTTCCTCTCCGCTCACGCCTTCATCTCCGGGCACTTCCGACCGCGACGCCACCTGATGACGGCAGGCCGCTATCGTGCGGTGCGTGCCAAAGCTTTCAAAATATGGACACAGGAACATGTGCCCAAAGCACCGGGTGATCGTGCCAACCCAATCGGTCCAAGCCTACTTCCAAACTCCACCAGTTAA
- a CDS encoding LysR family transcriptional regulator has translation MKRGFKMDARSRSLLDGVPVFLAVAETRSFTRAAQRLGISPSAASQAVRALEARLGTPLIARSTRSLSLTAAGAAYLDQAGPAFAALANATLEAAGRSTRPAGPLRLTMPRSAYDGIVAPALMTFRQAYPDVELEIEVEGRLVDIVENGFDAGLRYGDLLAKDVTAVKILPASISVLTAAPAYLADHPAPSKPSDVLEHDTIVCRSRTTGIIVPWLLVAEENGSCRIDPRAPTVVGDMATQVDLTIHGHGISCSSLYCVHELLRDGKLIHVLPHWSVPLEPIHVFYPNRRGQTPALRAFVEHLRAFCSTWTAGTASLGKEHVHHHAA, from the coding sequence ATGAAGCGGGGCTTCAAAATGGATGCGCGATCACGGAGCTTGCTGGACGGCGTGCCAGTCTTCCTTGCCGTTGCCGAAACACGCAGCTTCACCCGTGCTGCCCAGCGGCTCGGTATCTCGCCCTCTGCGGCCAGCCAGGCCGTCCGAGCGCTGGAAGCGCGGCTGGGCACCCCCTTGATCGCGCGGTCCACGCGCAGCCTGAGCCTGACCGCAGCCGGCGCCGCGTATCTGGACCAGGCCGGGCCGGCGTTCGCGGCGCTTGCAAATGCGACACTGGAAGCCGCCGGCCGCTCGACACGGCCTGCGGGGCCGCTGCGGCTTACCATGCCTCGGTCCGCCTATGACGGCATTGTGGCGCCGGCCCTCATGACCTTTCGGCAGGCCTATCCCGACGTGGAATTAGAGATCGAGGTCGAGGGACGCTTGGTCGACATCGTCGAGAACGGCTTCGACGCGGGCCTACGGTATGGTGACCTGCTTGCGAAGGACGTGACGGCGGTCAAGATACTTCCGGCGTCCATCAGTGTACTCACCGCTGCCCCGGCCTACCTCGCGGACCACCCTGCTCCGTCCAAACCGTCCGACGTGCTGGAGCATGACACAATCGTCTGCCGCAGCCGGACAACGGGCATCATTGTGCCATGGCTGCTGGTGGCCGAAGAGAATGGCTCCTGTCGGATTGACCCCCGCGCACCGACCGTCGTGGGCGACATGGCTACGCAAGTAGACCTCACGATTCATGGCCACGGGATCAGTTGCTCCTCCCTCTATTGCGTCCACGAGTTGCTGCGGGACGGCAAACTCATTCATGTATTACCTCACTGGTCGGTCCCGCTCGAGCCGATCCATGTCTTTTACCCCAACCGCCGAGGACAGACCCCGGCTCTTCGCGCGTTCGTCGAACACCTTCGAGCATTCTGTTCGACATGGACGGCAGGTACGGCATCCCTGGGTAAGGAACACGTTCATCATCACGCAGCCTGA